In a genomic window of candidate division WOR-3 bacterium:
- a CDS encoding 2'-5' RNA ligase family protein has translation MRALKKGDSALGIIIEGEGAERINLFRKMYDVFFGTFPPHITISDIPFMGEMEWKLKKSVIEEKISCFSPFDIKFRSTGFFANGGYVLWLKPEDKGETDEIRRTLASVFPSYFNPDRDFRKHLTVGFFQREEELMKAKKFLDVSLGIVEFSAKKISFMLIDENGNFSEADHIEL, from the coding sequence ATGAGAGCTTTAAAAAAAGGTGACAGCGCGCTCGGGATTATCATCGAAGGCGAAGGAGCTGAAAGAATAAACCTCTTCAGAAAGATGTACGACGTGTTTTTCGGAACTTTTCCTCCCCATATAACTATATCCGACATACCGTTCATGGGTGAAATGGAATGGAAGTTGAAAAAAAGTGTTATCGAAGAAAAAATCTCTTGTTTTTCTCCTTTTGATATAAAATTCCGTTCAACAGGTTTTTTCGCAAACGGTGGATACGTTCTATGGCTCAAACCAGAAGACAAAGGCGAGACGGATGAGATTAGAAGGACTTTGGCATCAGTTTTTCCTTCGTATTTCAACCCCGACCGTGATTTTCGCAAACACCTGACAGTGGGTTTTTTTCAGAGAGAAGAAGAACTTATGAAAGCAAAAAAGTTTTTGGACGTGAGCCTGGGGATTGTTGAGTTTTCTGCCAAGAAAATATCTTTTATGCTCATAGACGAAAACGGAAATTTTTCTGAGGCAGACCACATAGAACTGTAA
- a CDS encoding NUDIX hydrolase — protein sequence MSRSKIGGSYRRCCRRCGYIQYKNPIPASAAIVTVENRIILVKRKFKPGKGRWALPSGFMESGETPEETCEREVSEETGLSVEPKKLIGLYRQPSKFYGDVLVAVFWAKIKGGRLRAGDDAQEAEIFHFDNLPVIPFDCNRRAIEDFLKIR from the coding sequence ATGTCGAGAAGTAAAATTGGGGGTAGCTACAGGCGGTGCTGCAGACGTTGCGGGTACATACAATATAAAAACCCGATACCAGCAAGCGCCGCTATAGTGACGGTAGAGAACAGGATTATTCTCGTCAAGAGGAAGTTCAAACCTGGAAAAGGTCGCTGGGCTTTGCCATCCGGCTTCATGGAATCAGGAGAGACGCCTGAAGAGACCTGTGAAAGGGAGGTCTCAGAAGAGACGGGATTGTCAGTCGAACCGAAAAAACTGATAGGCCTTTACAGGCAGCCCTCAAAATTCTACGGAGATGTCTTGGTCGCAGTGTTTTGGGCGAAAATAAAGGGGGGCAGACTGCGAGCGGGAGACGACGCCCAGGAAGCGGAAATTTTTCATTTTGATAATCTTCCGGTTATCCCTTTTGATTGCAACAGACGAGCTATCGAAGATTTCTTGAAAATCAGATGA
- a CDS encoding glycosyltransferase family 4 protein, with protein MHSINNKKIIMVVFSIATEDRRVIREVNALSEVGFDVEVFFPYFKKMRRKIPEKGRFVEVKSGVFVSTPLRFAAFWLKVLGNVYSIRPWAIHCHDVNTLPVGFLLARLRKCLLVYDSHEYAAGVKELKNNTLKRIFWSNVESFFASRADVIIAVNRHISRMLRRFRKLKLDPIVLMNASELHRSGFSIARKRTSPKIVYHSALVQGRGVDQVIKAFGKIEQASLFIYGKGKERKRFEALAKNFGANVVFGGWVEPENLACSLEDADVGLSLISGDCLNNRLSSANKVFDYACLKIPQVGSNHPVMRELIANEGIGVCVDETDEESIAKGIKKVLSDDDFRRELLRNLDEKNENYSWDKEKLKLQKLYKRLSQRI; from the coding sequence TTGCATTCGATTAACAATAAGAAAATCATCATGGTTGTGTTTTCTATCGCCACCGAAGACAGAAGAGTGATAAGAGAGGTGAACGCTCTTTCCGAAGTTGGTTTTGATGTCGAGGTGTTCTTCCCGTATTTTAAGAAAATGCGACGTAAAATTCCAGAAAAAGGCAGGTTTGTTGAAGTCAAATCAGGTGTTTTTGTTTCTACTCCTCTTAGATTCGCGGCTTTTTGGCTGAAGGTTCTGGGTAACGTTTACAGCATAAGACCATGGGCGATCCATTGTCATGACGTAAACACTCTGCCTGTCGGGTTTTTGTTGGCAAGGTTGAGAAAATGCCTCTTGGTCTACGACAGCCACGAATACGCTGCGGGTGTCAAAGAATTGAAAAATAACACTTTAAAAAGAATATTTTGGTCGAATGTCGAATCTTTTTTCGCCAGTAGGGCTGATGTGATTATCGCCGTGAACCGGCATATATCGAGAATGCTGAGAAGGTTCAGAAAACTAAAATTGGATCCGATAGTTCTTATGAACGCCAGTGAACTTCACAGGTCAGGCTTTTCAATAGCCCGAAAGAGGACTTCGCCGAAAATTGTCTATCACAGCGCGCTCGTTCAAGGCAGGGGAGTTGACCAAGTCATCAAGGCTTTCGGGAAAATCGAGCAAGCTTCTCTTTTTATCTATGGGAAAGGAAAAGAACGAAAGAGGTTTGAAGCTCTGGCGAAAAATTTTGGCGCTAATGTGGTTTTCGGGGGATGGGTTGAGCCCGAAAACCTCGCCTGCTCTCTCGAGGACGCAGATGTCGGGCTGTCCTTGATTTCAGGGGATTGCTTAAACAACAGGCTTTCGTCTGCGAACAAAGTTTTCGACTACGCATGCCTGAAAATTCCGCAAGTCGGTTCTAATCATCCGGTAATGAGGGAGCTTATAGCAAATGAGGGAATCGGGGTTTGCGTGGACGAAACAGACGAGGAAAGCATCGCGAAAGGGATAAAAAAAGTGTTGTCGGATGATGATTTTCGAAGGGAGTTGTTGCGCAACCTGGATGAAAAAAACGAAAATTATTCATGGGACAAAGAGAAACTGAAACTTCAGAAGCTTTACAAAAGACTGTCACAAAGGATTTGA
- a CDS encoding GNAT family N-acetyltransferase yields MKVEIISDCFEKFPEEGIFHRELVRRAGELLGCKTGFFSAKTQKIEILFYTFSKGQKMTAVPTLPYSCVVSVEGENTGKSFERHYLCAVEKISEILPKKTVILASPDIFDVRPFIWCGFKAEILYTYVASLDWDKASIEREELKQIKKAENEARFFEDWEDKEELVELLFSSYKRHGRKPPYDKKYIIEMARKAEELSVLKLRTATDPNGRPIAFRASLTGSEKSYDWIAGSSQSGLEIGANAMLLQRSIFEEVSKGRKFDLCGANTRSISLFKAGFGLKLNRYSRLWR; encoded by the coding sequence ATGAAAGTTGAAATTATTTCTGATTGTTTTGAAAAGTTTCCTGAAGAAGGTATTTTTCATCGTGAGCTTGTCAGAAGGGCAGGCGAACTCTTGGGCTGTAAAACAGGTTTTTTCAGCGCCAAGACACAAAAAATTGAAATTCTTTTTTACACGTTTTCCAAAGGTCAGAAAATGACTGCTGTTCCAACTTTGCCTTATAGCTGTGTTGTCTCTGTAGAGGGAGAAAATACAGGAAAAAGTTTTGAAAGGCACTATCTCTGTGCCGTAGAAAAAATTTCTGAGATTTTGCCGAAAAAAACCGTCATATTGGCATCCCCAGATATTTTTGACGTCAGGCCGTTTATCTGGTGCGGGTTTAAAGCTGAAATCCTATACACATACGTGGCTTCTCTGGATTGGGATAAGGCGTCTATTGAAAGAGAAGAGTTAAAGCAGATAAAAAAGGCGGAGAATGAAGCGCGGTTTTTTGAGGATTGGGAAGACAAAGAAGAACTGGTCGAACTGCTTTTTTCATCGTACAAAAGACACGGGAGAAAACCCCCTTACGACAAAAAATACATCATCGAAATGGCGAGAAAAGCCGAAGAGCTATCTGTTCTGAAATTAAGAACCGCCACGGACCCCAACGGCAGGCCTATAGCTTTCAGGGCGTCTTTGACAGGCAGTGAAAAGAGCTATGACTGGATTGCGGGTTCCTCTCAAAGCGGTCTGGAAATTGGTGCGAACGCCATGCTTTTACAAAGGTCCATATTCGAAGAAGTATCAAAAGGCAGAAAATTCGACCTCTGCGGCGCCAACACCAGATCTATTTCACTTTTCAAAGCCGGTTTCGGTCTGAAACTGAACAGGTATTCCAGGCTTTGGAGATAA